A section of the Thermotoga caldifontis AZM44c09 genome encodes:
- the dnaN gene encoding DNA polymerase III subunit beta, whose translation MARIAVDTQELVNKISVVSKVVPSKAIKPILGCVLFDLNEDGVYLLASDLETGVKARLNCEYEGFGRFAVDGKVLYEVVKTLPSDVGANLEITPTSLSIECGRSKFKLSVVDPSDFPEVSLSESSVSFEIEAGVLHSMIDRVIFCAATDEFMRNLNGIYWELGNGFLRLVASDGFRLALAEERLDIQTEEGLGFLLSLKSMKELMNVAQSCEGKSLRVEYDGKRIGILATDVETLMRIVEVEFPDYKRVLPKAFKTKVVASTNDLVEALRRTMVIAKRGSESIRVEVMENTLVLSSRSPDFGEVSEELEVKKEGEDVIAAFNPKFLIEALRRIETEEVELNFIDSTSPLQINPLEVEGYLYVVMPIRIV comes from the coding sequence GTGGCGAGGATAGCTGTGGACACGCAGGAGCTGGTGAACAAAATATCTGTGGTTTCGAAGGTGGTTCCTTCCAAAGCGATAAAACCGATCCTCGGTTGCGTCCTGTTCGATCTGAACGAGGACGGGGTATACCTTCTGGCTTCGGATCTTGAGACAGGCGTCAAGGCGAGACTGAACTGTGAGTACGAAGGTTTCGGAAGGTTCGCTGTGGATGGGAAAGTTCTCTACGAGGTCGTGAAAACGTTGCCGTCGGACGTTGGAGCTAACCTCGAGATCACCCCCACGAGTCTTTCCATCGAGTGCGGCAGGAGCAAGTTCAAGCTGTCTGTTGTGGATCCGAGCGATTTTCCAGAAGTGTCCCTATCCGAGTCCAGCGTGAGTTTTGAGATCGAAGCGGGCGTTCTTCACAGCATGATCGATAGGGTCATCTTTTGTGCCGCCACCGACGAATTCATGAGAAACCTCAACGGGATCTACTGGGAACTTGGCAACGGTTTTCTCAGGCTGGTGGCGTCGGACGGTTTCAGGCTCGCCCTGGCAGAAGAAAGACTTGACATACAGACTGAGGAAGGCTTAGGTTTCCTGCTGTCCCTCAAGAGTATGAAGGAGCTCATGAACGTTGCACAGAGCTGTGAGGGGAAGAGCCTGAGAGTTGAATACGACGGAAAGAGGATCGGCATCCTGGCGACGGATGTGGAAACTTTGATGAGGATCGTCGAAGTGGAATTTCCCGATTACAAGAGGGTTCTACCGAAGGCGTTCAAGACGAAAGTCGTGGCATCGACCAACGACCTCGTGGAAGCTCTCAGAAGAACGATGGTGATAGCCAAACGCGGCAGCGAATCCATAAGGGTTGAAGTGATGGAGAACACGCTCGTTTTGAGCAGCAGAAGTCCGGACTTTGGCGAGGTGAGTGAGGAATTAGAGGTGAAAAAGGAAGGCGAAGACGTGATCGCGGCTTTCAACCCAAAGTTCCTCATCGAAGCGTTGAGGCGTATAGAAACAGAGGAAGTGGAGTTGAACTTCATAGACAGCACCAGCCCGCTGCAGATCAACCCGCTCGAGGTTGAAGGATATCTCTACGTCGTGATGCCGATAAGGATCGTGTGA
- a CDS encoding ABC transporter ATP-binding protein encodes MELIFERVTKKFSDTVAIKDVSFDVRASCIAFVGGNAAGKSTLLKLIATVLKPDEGRIVINGIDAVKRPGLIRKNLSYVPEEPALVETLTARENLALFSRIKGSKCDHRLIQLLQLEINGRKLVRKLSKGTRRKLSLCMALLGEPKILVLDEPTNGLDEEAKRIFWKELAELKEEGVALVIATHDVEEVQTLADVIVNLDRGRVVSIQRVNSAASHVQLRYDH; translated from the coding sequence ATGGAGTTGATTTTCGAACGTGTAACGAAGAAGTTTTCAGACACCGTGGCCATCAAAGATGTGAGCTTCGACGTTCGAGCATCCTGTATAGCCTTTGTTGGTGGAAACGCTGCGGGTAAATCCACACTGCTCAAGCTGATCGCCACCGTTCTCAAACCTGACGAAGGCAGAATCGTGATAAACGGTATCGATGCTGTGAAGCGACCCGGATTGATAAGAAAAAATCTGTCGTACGTGCCCGAAGAACCTGCCCTCGTGGAGACGTTGACGGCGCGTGAGAATCTCGCACTGTTCAGCAGGATCAAGGGAAGCAAATGTGATCATAGATTGATCCAACTGCTGCAGTTAGAAATCAACGGTAGAAAACTCGTCAGGAAACTGTCCAAGGGAACGCGCAGGAAACTATCTCTCTGCATGGCTCTACTTGGAGAACCAAAAATCTTGGTGCTGGATGAACCCACGAACGGGCTGGACGAGGAAGCGAAGCGGATTTTCTGGAAAGAACTGGCTGAACTGAAAGAAGAAGGCGTGGCGCTGGTCATCGCCACGCACGATGTTGAAGAGGTGCAAACGCTGGCAGATGTCATAGTCAACCTGGACAGAGGCAGGGTTGTGAGCATCCAGCGTGTGAATTCAGCTGCCAGCCACGTCCAACTCCGATACGATCACTGA
- a CDS encoding TldD/PmbA family protein gives MREKQFAETVFSLAKKKGFDDCEVLISSQKEFEVVVSKGKIENYTDASSRKVTLKAVKNKKSCFATTEIMDETSAKFLVESAYENFMITDTLDEDDVWHEPPEREPFSYDDPFERMSVREKIELAKRMEEKSLSYDKRIQNVIMSGYGHQNSEILLFNTKGLELEESFGYGAAFVYLVASDGKKPKRGFRSRYGSQPSEIDVDRVAEEAASEAVSQLGAQNVKSGKYRILLRRDVFAQLFFAFSSIFSAEAVQKGLSPLKGKLGQRIGAEVLNLVEDPFFEKLPLKRSFDNEGVATSRKTFIDRGVLTTFFHSIKSARKDNVMPTGNVFGQRCVPLNVVLPAGSLDYEGLVKHLNEGLIVIALDGLHSGVRPVSGEFSLGANGYRVAGGEIVEPVEQFTISGNFLELLQRIEMVGADSDVVSVNWYGPSVIVSELDVAGS, from the coding sequence ATGAGAGAGAAACAGTTCGCCGAAACCGTTTTTTCCCTGGCAAAGAAGAAGGGATTCGACGATTGCGAAGTGCTCATCTCCAGCCAGAAAGAATTCGAGGTCGTTGTCAGCAAGGGAAAGATCGAGAACTACACAGACGCTTCCTCAAGAAAGGTCACGTTGAAAGCTGTGAAGAACAAGAAATCCTGCTTCGCGACCACGGAGATCATGGACGAAACTTCCGCAAAATTCCTCGTCGAGAGCGCTTACGAGAACTTCATGATCACGGACACCCTCGATGAGGACGATGTCTGGCACGAACCTCCAGAACGTGAACCTTTCAGCTACGACGATCCTTTCGAAAGAATGTCGGTCAGGGAGAAGATAGAACTGGCGAAAAGAATGGAAGAAAAATCGTTATCGTACGACAAAAGGATTCAGAACGTCATCATGAGCGGTTATGGCCATCAGAACTCTGAAATTCTTCTGTTCAACACGAAGGGTCTGGAGCTGGAAGAAAGCTTCGGTTACGGTGCAGCCTTCGTCTATCTGGTGGCCTCCGATGGGAAAAAACCTAAGAGGGGCTTTCGCTCCAGATACGGTTCGCAGCCGAGCGAGATCGACGTCGACAGGGTCGCAGAGGAGGCAGCCTCTGAAGCAGTTTCACAGCTCGGCGCCCAAAACGTGAAGAGTGGGAAGTACAGAATTTTGCTACGTCGGGATGTCTTCGCGCAGCTTTTCTTCGCGTTCTCATCCATCTTCTCCGCCGAAGCCGTGCAGAAAGGCCTTTCCCCACTGAAGGGAAAACTGGGTCAGAGGATCGGCGCAGAAGTGTTGAATTTGGTGGAAGATCCGTTTTTCGAAAAGCTTCCACTGAAACGTTCTTTCGACAATGAAGGTGTGGCAACGTCGAGGAAGACGTTCATCGATCGCGGCGTGCTCACCACCTTCTTTCATTCCATAAAGTCGGCCAGGAAGGACAACGTGATGCCCACCGGAAACGTGTTCGGCCAGAGGTGTGTGCCTCTGAACGTGGTTCTGCCCGCAGGTTCTCTCGATTACGAAGGTTTGGTCAAGCACCTGAACGAGGGTTTGATAGTCATCGCGCTCGATGGGCTGCACTCGGGTGTCAGACCGGTATCCGGGGAATTTTCTCTGGGCGCCAACGGTTACAGAGTGGCGGGCGGTGAGATCGTTGAGCCCGTCGAACAGTTCACAATTTCTGGCAATTTCCTCGAACTACTCCAGAGAATCGAAATGGTGGGCGCCGACAGCGACGTAGTTTCCGTCAACTGGTATGGACCATCAGTGATCGTATCGGAGTTGGACGTGGCTGGCAGCTGA
- a CDS encoding TldD/PmbA family protein — MLEASLVEKIINYGLSKGADFVEIFVEDRFDTRITLIDGRIDSASSERDFGLGLRLFKEDQQVYAYTNDPSEKQLFAMVDRLIEVLETQPAQFKPMNLTNLDVKNSHIIVLHPLEVSKMDKAKIMKLAYEGAKNYSNLISQVVVRYWDYDQRVFIANSEGTMASDRRIKTRLMVTAVASKDGEQESGFYGPGASMGLEFFNLHDPKDIGAEAARIADRMVRAEHAPAGKMPVVIANEFGGVIFHEACGHALEATSVAKGASVFANKLGQKVAADCVTAVDDGTIPNAWGSSNIDDEGTPTQRNVLIENGVLKNYLVDRFHAKKMNMKPNGCGRRESYKFIPTSRMSNTFIMPGKYLPEEIISATDYGLYAKRMGGGSVHPATGEFNFAVMEGYLIEKGRITKPVRGATLIGKGIEVINNIDMVGNDLARGQGMCGSISGSVPADVGQPTIRVKELIVGGRKR, encoded by the coding sequence TTGCTCGAAGCCAGTCTCGTGGAGAAAATCATCAATTACGGTCTCAGTAAGGGTGCAGATTTCGTCGAGATCTTCGTGGAGGACAGGTTCGACACGAGGATAACCCTGATCGACGGAAGGATCGACTCTGCGAGCAGCGAGAGAGACTTCGGGCTCGGCTTGAGATTGTTCAAGGAAGATCAGCAGGTCTACGCTTACACGAACGATCCATCGGAGAAGCAACTTTTCGCCATGGTGGACAGGTTGATCGAAGTGCTGGAAACACAGCCTGCGCAGTTCAAACCGATGAACCTCACGAATTTAGACGTGAAGAATTCTCACATCATCGTTCTGCACCCTCTGGAAGTTTCGAAAATGGACAAAGCGAAGATCATGAAACTCGCGTACGAAGGAGCGAAGAACTATTCGAACCTCATCTCACAGGTCGTGGTCCGGTACTGGGATTACGATCAGAGAGTCTTCATCGCGAACTCTGAAGGGACCATGGCGAGCGATAGACGTATCAAGACGAGGCTGATGGTCACCGCAGTCGCATCGAAGGATGGAGAGCAGGAATCGGGCTTCTACGGACCTGGTGCTTCCATGGGACTTGAGTTTTTCAACCTTCACGACCCGAAAGACATAGGTGCGGAGGCCGCGAGGATAGCGGACAGAATGGTTCGAGCCGAGCACGCACCGGCCGGCAAGATGCCCGTGGTGATAGCGAACGAATTTGGAGGTGTCATCTTCCACGAAGCGTGCGGGCATGCCCTGGAAGCGACATCCGTCGCGAAGGGTGCCTCGGTTTTCGCGAACAAACTCGGTCAGAAAGTCGCCGCGGACTGCGTCACGGCCGTGGACGACGGGACGATACCGAACGCGTGGGGTTCGAGCAACATCGACGATGAGGGAACTCCAACCCAGCGCAACGTGTTGATCGAAAACGGTGTGCTGAAAAACTATCTGGTTGACAGGTTCCACGCGAAGAAGATGAACATGAAGCCCAACGGCTGTGGACGCAGGGAAAGTTACAAGTTCATACCGACATCCAGAATGAGCAACACCTTCATAATGCCAGGTAAGTATCTGCCGGAAGAGATCATCTCCGCCACGGATTACGGACTCTACGCCAAGCGCATGGGAGGCGGCTCGGTGCATCCTGCCACGGGCGAGTTCAACTTCGCCGTCATGGAAGGTTACCTGATCGAAAAAGGCAGGATCACCAAGCCCGTACGCGGTGCGACACTGATAGGTAAAGGTATCGAAGTGATAAACAACATAGACATGGTCGGGAACGACCTCGCGAGGGGTCAAGGCATGTGCGGTTCCATATCCGGTTCTGTACCTGCAGACGTCGGACAACCTACGATCCGCGTGAAGGAGCTGATCGTTGGGGGGCGAAAGAGATGA
- a CDS encoding THUMP domain-containing class I SAM-dependent RNA methyltransferase, with translation MELVALCTSGLEGAVCKELKDMNFKILKVTAGHIHFAGELSDVAKLNLMLRSAERVLIKMAEFEAKTFDELFEGTFSADWQDLVHDRATLIVEKVKVRNSKLSATGAIASVVKKAVYEKIESKNEPDGTVYPLYAYLKNDIVSVFLDTTGSRALSKRGYRLKTSIAPLRETIAAGLIIVSGWNTQRLLVDPFCGSGTICIEAARMALGILNDGREFAFQSWPIFKDVRMEKVDTKKRENRLVSLGFDKDPSMVSIARENALRAGVNDSVRFLNKAFEELESFKNVHVVTNPPYGLRIKNVDEDFHSHLARLFDIFEDSTVCFLSPAADLERVFKRKASKKIKFQNSGVWTYFYIFES, from the coding sequence TTGGAGCTGGTCGCGCTCTGCACGTCCGGGCTGGAAGGAGCAGTTTGTAAAGAGCTGAAAGATATGAACTTCAAGATTTTGAAAGTGACCGCGGGTCACATACACTTCGCCGGTGAGCTTTCTGACGTCGCGAAGCTCAATCTGATGTTGCGCAGCGCGGAGCGCGTGCTGATAAAGATGGCCGAGTTTGAAGCAAAGACCTTCGACGAACTCTTCGAAGGAACCTTCAGCGCCGACTGGCAGGACCTGGTCCACGATCGGGCCACGCTGATCGTTGAGAAGGTGAAAGTGCGTAACTCCAAGCTCTCAGCAACCGGAGCGATCGCTTCGGTGGTCAAAAAGGCCGTCTATGAAAAAATTGAATCCAAGAACGAACCGGACGGAACCGTCTATCCCCTGTACGCGTACCTGAAGAACGACATCGTGAGCGTGTTTCTGGACACCACAGGGTCACGCGCGCTGAGCAAACGGGGCTACAGATTGAAAACTTCGATCGCTCCCTTGAGAGAGACGATAGCGGCTGGCTTGATCATCGTGAGCGGTTGGAACACTCAGAGACTGCTGGTCGATCCTTTCTGTGGCAGCGGAACGATCTGCATAGAGGCCGCGCGGATGGCACTGGGTATCCTCAACGATGGGAGGGAGTTCGCGTTCCAGAGTTGGCCGATCTTCAAAGATGTGAGGATGGAAAAGGTAGATACCAAGAAGCGGGAGAATCGACTCGTTTCGCTCGGTTTCGACAAAGATCCATCGATGGTATCGATTGCCCGTGAGAACGCACTGAGGGCGGGTGTGAACGATTCTGTCAGATTCTTAAACAAGGCTTTCGAAGAGCTGGAAAGCTTCAAAAATGTTCATGTGGTGACTAATCCCCCGTACGGGCTCAGGATCAAAAACGTTGACGAAGATTTTCACTCACACCTTGCGAGGTTGTTCGACATTTTCGAAGACTCGACCGTCTGCTTCCTGAGTCCAGCAGCGGATCTGGAACGTGTTTTCAAGCGGAAGGCATCGAAGAAGATCAAGTTTCAAAACAGCGGTGTGTGGACCTACTTTTATATCTTCGAATCCTGA
- a CDS encoding DNA-directed RNA polymerase subunit beta' encodes MAISTFKRKIAAVKIGVASPDTIRSWSSGEVKKPETINYRTFKPERDGLFCEKIFGPTKDYECACGKYKGKKYEGTVCERCGVRVESKESRRKRMGHIELAAPVVHIWYLKSTPSILSTLLNIPTRDLENIIYYGSRRIIEKAYIVTNSKKTQFAEGDIIYETEYNIYKKVLDFEAEQAVIVKNPKTPVISEIDGEVSVKNERSNTGRTITWITVRNVVKSQVQLFPGMILLVKNNQEVSENDILVAEKQIPAFYAPFDGTVEIDELTSSLTLKPHATSKEQPLTLSIPYCCRLTVKNGAKVKAGDQIWTAGVIQAVKSPASGRVVFGKELNVRPLEDGSYEVLSSGSVYIEQVAAEKKYPIFEGALAYVNDGDKVKAGDYLADRFLFEDEHLSLSEYRIFQEYYPDQFTVETEVENDRPILAITRIDEELAKETGLTVGSIITENEYEAYKELYPGKIEAHYGAAAVKKLLEMIDLEKLRAQIEAELAELPKSSGRALKLLRRLKIVKSLIKSGTRPEWMVLEALPVIPPELRPMIQIDGGRFATTDLNDLYRRVINRNNRLKRFLELNAPEVMIRNEMRMLQEAVDSLIYNGRIGRPVTDRNGRPLKSLTDLVKGKKGRFRRNLLGKRVDYSGRAVIVVGPELKIHQCGLPKKMALELFKPFVLAKLLEDSGESSRTARKLKKAIIEREMPEAWDVLEEVIKGQTVLLNRAPTLHRMSIQAFEPKLIEGNAIQLHPLVCPPFNADFDGDQMAVHVPLSAAAQAEARYLMLSRYNIISPAHGQPISMPGKDIIVGIYYLTAVNRDYDSMSIDRIKFRFSSPEEAILAHSLGWVGLHTPVMARVKQNGEERIVKTTVGRIIFNEIVPEDLRDYSKTFGKNEIKELIYETFKRHGMETTADLLDDIKDLGFHYATVSGLTISLKDLVVSPKKDEIIRDALSKVEKVEQEYLEGFLTYEERYKEIIKIWTDATKEVQKVTYEALGENPFNPVFMMVKSGARGNIDQVKQLAGMRGLMADPSGKTIEIPIISNFREGLSSLEFFISTHGARKGAADTALRTSSAGYLTRRLVDVAQGVFITMTDCGTENGIKAMKLISGTLTVQELKDFLFGRILARDVIDPLTGEVVKNPNTGREYVRNTMLSDDDAKFLSEYVVSVPVCVEQVLDLQSLQLPSAYAITDEEIRLEDGSVYEAGSEVTWDLVRNARNAGKKQIKIKVYPVVGTIAQETVMDKKGEKQLLVFQEEIDEVTAMVLEQNGVSSVKVRPNIYVRSPLTCEAEHGVCAMCYGMDLSNHKVVNVGEAVGIIAAQSIGEPGTQLTMRTFHTGGIATAADITQGLPRAEELFEARKKLKEPEGVFCTVSGWVKDIKEVDGKKKIYVEDLSGEIHEYEVPEKVKENVSRGQKVLPGQMLTTGAVKLRKLMDTLGVEATAMYLLTETQKVYHEQGVEIHNKHFEIIIRQMLSRVEVIDPGDTDYLPGELLTLAEARRINDEILKANAHVQSNRNAVVGKILAKKIVAKLKDEVEEIAPEGAEVTEEIVEKAVAAGVKEIVVMEEGRPTTYQIAPKEPMKYRRRLLRITKASLEQEGWLSAASFQQTPQVLTEAAIEGRIDYLKGLKENVIVGQLIPSGTGLEIFANIQIEETPRAAEEEKMA; translated from the coding sequence ATGGCCATTTCCACCTTCAAAAGGAAGATAGCCGCAGTGAAGATAGGTGTGGCTTCCCCCGATACGATCAGGAGCTGGTCGAGCGGGGAAGTCAAAAAGCCAGAAACCATAAACTACAGAACCTTCAAACCTGAACGCGATGGGCTCTTCTGTGAAAAGATATTTGGACCCACGAAAGATTATGAGTGCGCCTGCGGAAAGTACAAAGGCAAGAAATATGAAGGAACGGTCTGCGAGAGGTGCGGCGTGAGAGTGGAATCGAAAGAATCCAGAAGGAAGAGGATGGGGCACATAGAGCTCGCCGCACCGGTAGTTCACATATGGTATCTGAAGAGTACACCGAGCATTCTGTCCACTCTGCTGAACATACCGACACGGGACCTTGAAAACATCATCTACTACGGAAGCAGGCGCATCATAGAGAAGGCTTACATCGTTACCAATTCGAAGAAGACGCAGTTCGCCGAAGGCGACATAATATACGAAACGGAGTACAACATATACAAGAAAGTTCTGGACTTCGAAGCCGAACAGGCGGTCATAGTTAAGAACCCGAAGACCCCGGTCATATCCGAAATAGACGGTGAAGTGAGCGTGAAGAACGAGCGTTCCAACACTGGAAGGACCATAACCTGGATCACCGTCAGGAACGTTGTCAAATCGCAGGTGCAGCTCTTCCCCGGGATGATCCTTCTGGTTAAGAACAACCAGGAGGTATCCGAGAACGACATCCTGGTCGCCGAAAAACAGATACCAGCGTTCTACGCTCCGTTCGATGGAACTGTCGAGATCGATGAGTTGACTTCCAGCCTGACTTTGAAACCACACGCGACGAGCAAAGAACAACCGTTGACGCTTTCCATCCCCTACTGCTGCCGACTCACCGTTAAGAATGGGGCGAAGGTCAAAGCTGGAGACCAGATCTGGACCGCAGGAGTGATTCAGGCCGTAAAGAGTCCTGCCTCAGGACGGGTCGTGTTTGGAAAAGAACTGAACGTCAGACCTCTCGAGGACGGTTCTTACGAAGTTCTGTCCTCGGGATCTGTCTACATCGAACAGGTTGCGGCAGAGAAGAAGTATCCCATATTCGAGGGCGCTCTCGCATACGTCAACGATGGTGACAAGGTGAAGGCTGGCGACTACCTCGCGGACAGGTTCCTTTTTGAAGATGAACATCTGTCTCTGAGTGAGTACAGGATCTTCCAAGAATACTATCCCGATCAGTTCACCGTGGAAACGGAAGTTGAGAACGATAGACCTATCCTCGCCATCACCAGGATAGACGAAGAACTCGCCAAGGAAACCGGGTTGACGGTAGGTTCCATCATAACGGAGAATGAATACGAGGCTTACAAAGAGCTCTATCCTGGCAAGATCGAAGCACATTACGGGGCCGCTGCCGTGAAGAAACTGCTCGAAATGATAGATCTCGAAAAACTGAGAGCGCAGATAGAGGCCGAGCTCGCAGAGCTTCCAAAGAGCAGTGGTAGGGCTCTGAAGCTGTTGAGAAGGTTGAAGATCGTCAAGAGTCTCATCAAATCCGGTACGAGACCTGAATGGATGGTTCTGGAAGCACTCCCGGTGATACCTCCTGAACTGAGACCCATGATCCAGATCGACGGAGGCAGGTTCGCAACGACTGACCTGAACGATCTCTACAGGAGGGTTATAAACAGGAACAACAGGTTGAAGAGGTTCCTGGAACTGAACGCACCTGAAGTCATGATCAGAAACGAGATGAGGATGCTCCAGGAAGCCGTTGACAGTCTGATATACAACGGTAGGATCGGCAGACCCGTCACCGACAGAAACGGCAGGCCCCTGAAATCCCTAACAGATCTCGTGAAGGGCAAGAAGGGTCGCTTCAGGAGGAACTTGCTGGGTAAGCGCGTAGATTATTCCGGAAGGGCCGTCATAGTGGTCGGTCCGGAGCTGAAGATCCACCAGTGCGGTTTGCCGAAGAAGATGGCTCTGGAGCTCTTCAAACCGTTCGTGCTCGCGAAGCTGCTTGAAGATAGTGGAGAAAGCAGCAGGACCGCCAGAAAACTGAAGAAAGCCATCATAGAACGCGAGATGCCTGAAGCATGGGACGTTCTGGAGGAAGTCATCAAAGGGCAAACCGTGCTCCTCAACCGCGCTCCGACACTGCACAGAATGTCGATACAGGCCTTCGAACCGAAGCTGATAGAAGGCAACGCGATACAGTTGCATCCTCTGGTCTGTCCACCCTTCAACGCTGACTTCGACGGAGACCAGATGGCAGTGCACGTACCTCTTTCGGCCGCCGCACAGGCAGAGGCTCGTTATCTGATGCTGTCGAGGTACAACATCATATCTCCCGCGCACGGGCAGCCCATCTCTATGCCGGGAAAGGATATCATAGTCGGTATCTACTATCTCACCGCAGTGAACAGAGACTACGACTCTATGAGCATCGACAGGATCAAGTTCAGGTTCAGCTCGCCTGAAGAGGCCATCTTGGCCCATTCGCTGGGCTGGGTCGGATTGCACACACCCGTGATGGCCAGAGTCAAACAGAACGGTGAAGAAAGAATAGTCAAAACCACCGTTGGGCGCATCATATTCAACGAGATCGTTCCGGAAGATCTGAGGGACTACTCCAAGACGTTCGGCAAGAACGAGATCAAAGAGCTCATATACGAAACCTTCAAGCGGCACGGCATGGAAACGACGGCAGATCTGCTCGACGACATAAAAGATCTCGGTTTCCACTACGCGACCGTTTCTGGACTCACGATCTCGCTCAAAGACCTGGTTGTGTCACCGAAGAAGGACGAGATCATAAGAGATGCCCTGAGCAAGGTTGAAAAGGTCGAACAAGAGTACTTGGAAGGGTTCCTCACCTATGAAGAAAGGTACAAGGAGATCATAAAGATATGGACAGACGCGACAAAGGAAGTGCAGAAGGTCACTTATGAAGCGCTCGGTGAGAATCCGTTCAACCCCGTGTTCATGATGGTCAAGTCCGGTGCGAGGGGTAACATAGACCAGGTCAAGCAACTCGCAGGCATGAGGGGCCTCATGGCAGACCCGTCAGGAAAAACGATCGAAATACCCATAATCTCGAACTTCCGCGAAGGTTTGAGTTCACTCGAGTTCTTCATCTCGACGCACGGTGCAAGAAAAGGAGCCGCTGACACCGCACTCAGGACATCTTCGGCAGGATACCTCACCAGGAGGCTCGTCGACGTGGCTCAGGGCGTGTTCATAACGATGACCGACTGCGGTACAGAAAACGGTATCAAAGCGATGAAACTCATAAGTGGTACCTTGACTGTGCAGGAGTTGAAGGATTTCCTGTTCGGTAGAATTCTCGCAAGGGACGTCATCGATCCGCTCACAGGAGAAGTCGTGAAGAATCCGAATACGGGCCGCGAGTACGTCAGAAACACGATGTTGTCCGACGATGATGCGAAGTTCCTCTCAGAATACGTCGTTTCTGTTCCCGTTTGCGTTGAACAGGTCCTGGATCTGCAGAGCCTGCAGTTACCATCTGCATACGCGATTACGGATGAAGAAATCAGGCTCGAGGATGGTTCTGTTTACGAGGCCGGAAGTGAGGTCACCTGGGACCTGGTTAGAAACGCTCGCAACGCGGGTAAGAAACAGATCAAGATAAAGGTCTATCCCGTCGTCGGAACGATCGCTCAGGAAACGGTCATGGACAAGAAAGGTGAGAAGCAGTTGCTCGTGTTCCAGGAAGAGATCGATGAAGTGACGGCGATGGTGCTCGAACAGAACGGTGTCAGTTCCGTCAAAGTAAGGCCGAACATCTACGTGAGATCGCCGCTGACCTGCGAAGCTGAACACGGTGTTTGTGCGATGTGCTACGGCATGGACTTGTCGAACCACAAAGTGGTCAACGTCGGTGAGGCTGTGGGAATAATCGCGGCGCAATCCATAGGAGAACCTGGAACACAGCTCACCATGAGAACCTTCCACACCGGTGGTATCGCGACGGCGGCCGACATAACACAGGGTCTGCCGAGGGCTGAAGAACTCTTCGAAGCGAGAAAGAAGCTCAAGGAGCCAGAAGGAGTGTTCTGCACTGTCTCTGGCTGGGTGAAGGACATAAAGGAAGTCGATGGAAAGAAGAAGATTTACGTCGAAGACCTCTCCGGTGAGATACACGAGTACGAGGTCCCTGAAAAGGTGAAAGAGAATGTGAGCAGAGGTCAGAAAGTGCTGCCCGGTCAGATGCTCACCACTGGAGCCGTAAAACTCAGAAAACTCATGGACACGCTCGGTGTTGAAGCCACGGCGATGTACCTGCTCACGGAAACGCAAAAAGTTTACCACGAACAGGGTGTGGAGATACACAACAAACACTTCGAAATAATCATCAGGCAGATGCTCAGCAGGGTGGAAGTCATCGATCCTGGAGATACGGATTATCTGCCCGGTGAGCTGCTGACGTTAGCCGAAGCGAGACGAATAAACGACGAAATACTGAAAGCGAACGCACACGTGCAGAGCAACAGAAACGCCGTGGTTGGAAAAATTCTCGCCAAGAAGATCGTGGCGAAGCTCAAAGACGAGGTTGAGGAAATAGCTCCAGAGGGTGCAGAAGTCACAGAAGAGATCGTTGAAAAAGCTGTCGCCGCAGGCGTGAAAGAGATCGTTGTGATGGAGGAAGGCAGACCCACGACCTACCAGATCGCACCCAAAGAGCCCATGAAGTACAGAAGGAGGCTGCTGAGAATCACCAAAGCATCGCTGGAACAGGAAGGATGGCTCAGCGCGGCCTCGTTCCAGCAAACGCCACAGGTACTAACGGAAGCCGCGATCGAAGGTAGGATCGATTACCTGAAAGGATTGAAAGAAAACGTGATCGTGGGCCAGCTCATACCATCCGGTACGGGTCTGGAGATATTCGCGAACATTCAGATCGAAGAAACTCCACGCGCAGCGGAAGAAGAAAAGATGGCGTGA